The following are from one region of the Centropristis striata isolate RG_2023a ecotype Rhode Island chromosome 19, C.striata_1.0, whole genome shotgun sequence genome:
- the adora2ab gene encoding adenosine A2a receptor b, translating into MLERDQLVYIVLELVMACLAVAGNVLVCWAVCLNSNLQSITNFFVVSLALADIAVGLLAIPFAITISTGFCADFFGCLFIACFVLILTQSSIFSLLAIAVDRYIAIKNPLRYNSLVTGQRAKAIITLCWVLSVGIGLTPMMGWNRGWNTTNTSKICPEGMTKCLFEEVVTLDYMVYFNFFGCVLVPLVVMLVIYAHIFMAARRQLRLMGLKVAHLPAPGEITSPPSSSRTTLQKEVHAAKSLAIIVGLFAFCWLPLHIINCFNHLCPDCGRPHIWVMNIAIILSHANSVVNPFIYAYRIREFRQTFRRILYQHVLGQRDVPGFGVGSGDGRGVRSSSVARTPSRTSKEGSSCGTIVNTYVLDPSPDRTPPKAAPETSCHWTSKIDTATNSYIPNGHQIKGSTLPAMQQQPCIMGVAAQDGVESDTYLQGAADVLELKDSGSCVAFVNAQALSLKQTDCVHSTELTEVS; encoded by the exons ATTGTCCTGGAGCTGGTGATGGCTTGCCTGGCCGTGGCTGGGAACGTCCTGGTCTGCTGGGCCGTCTGTCTCAACTCCAACCTGCAGAGCATCACCAACTTCTTTGTGGTGTCACTGGCATTGGCTGATATCGCTGTGGGACTGCTGGCAATTCCCTTCGCTATCACTATTAG CACCGGCTTCTGTGCTGACTTCTTCGGCTGCCTGTTCATCGCCTGCTTCGTCCTCATACTCACCCAGAGCTCCATCTTCAGCCTGCTGGCCATCGCTGTAGACCGCTACATCGCTATCAAGAATCCACTCAG GTACAACAGCCTGGTGACAGGGCAGAGGGCAAAGGCCATCATCACACTCTGCTGGGTTCTCTCAGTGGGCATCGGCCTGACTCCCATGATGGGCTGGAACAGAG GTTGGAACACCACAAACACCAGCAAAATCTGCCCTGAAGGCATGACAAAGTGCCTGTTTGAAGAAGTGGTCACCCTCGACTACATGGTCTATTTCAATTTCTTCGGCTGTGTGCTGGTGCCCCTGGTGGTCATGCTGGTCATCTATGCCCATATCTTCATGGCTGCTCGCCGCCAACTCCGGCTGATGGGGCTCAAAGTTGCACACCTGCCCGCTCCCGGAGAAATAACGTCACCGCCGAGCTCGTCTCGTACGACCCTGCAGAAGGAAGTGCATGCTGCCAAATCTCTGGCCATCATTGTAGGTTTGTTCGCTTTTTGTTGGCTTCCGCTTCACATCATCAACTGTTTCAACCACCTGTGTCCGGACTGTGGGCGCCCACATATCTGGGTGATGAACATCGCCATCATCCTCTCCCATGCTAACTCTGTTGTGAACCCCTTCATCTATGCTTATCGCATCCGGGAGTTCAGACAGACCTTTCGGAGGATCCTGTACCAGCACGTGCTCGGGCAGAGGGACGTACCGGGGTTTGGGGTTGGCAGCGGTGATGGTAGAGGTGTTCGGAGCAGCAGTGTTGCTCGGACTCCCTCCCGTACCAGTAAAGAGGGTTCATCATGTGGCACAATAGTGAACACCTACGTCCTGGACCCCAGTCCTGACCGGACTCCACCTAAAGCTGCTCCTGAAACCTCTTGCCATTGGACTTCAAAGATAGACACTGCAACAAACAGCTACATACCCAACGGACACCAAATAAAGGGTAGCACCCTTCCAGCAATGCAGCAGCAGCCGTGCATCATGGGAGTTGCTGCTCAGGATGGAGTCGAGTCGGACACATATCTGCAGGGAGCGGCAGATGTTTTAGAGCTGAAAGACAGTGGAAGCTGCGTTGCTTTTGTGAATGCTCAGGCTCTCTCCCTAAAACAAACTGACTGTGTCCACTCGACAGAGCTTACAGAAGTCTCttga